The genomic interval GGCATCTAACACAAGAACAAATTCCACTGTATTTAAGACGAGTATTCTATGGTTCTGGTGAATCACTCAAAGGTTGTGAAGCCTGAAAACGGTAATTTCGCACGACATGCGGAGGGAATGTGCGTTCCACGATTGCACAATAGTACAAGTGTACAACCACTAACCACTGTAACAATTTATTAATCTGTAAAACCTGCTCTTGCCTCATATGGAGAACATAGGAGATGCCCAGAGGAGACTGATGTATAATCTTTTTGTAGAGTCTGTAGAATTTGGTGTAAAATGTGAAATCCTGCGAGGGTGAATTGCTTCTCTTCATCGGCACCTTGTGCAATGTATTCTTTGCAATGTGATAGTAGTATTTGTACAGAAGTATACTGTTCAGACCTCGGTCTTCTACCCTCCTAGGGCCTTTGATTTGAAtgaaaaacagttttttttattctaatcctatagattttttttacaatagcCTTTCGAAACAAATGATTGGACCtattgaattttctaaaatttctatggagcGCTCATACAAGAAATTTGACATGAGATCTAACTTTATAGAACGTTCCAATAaaactgttattttttttgagttttgtaGTTCTCCGTTTTACActtgttaattatttgtatTCTTCCCTTTTATCTGTATTTCTGAAATTACTCTAatcgttttttttctattcctcccAATTTTTTCAATCCTTGTGACGTTTTGAGTCAATATATGGCACGACCGCACTACGGCATACGATTTACACGTGTCAGTAGAGCGGTGGGTCGATGCATCTACAGGTGGAAGGGTTACGGTTAAGACGAATCCAGaagcctccgcgccgccgcgagcccCTTCGCCGCCAGTTCACATCTGTCTCGTCTCGCCGCGGCGGGCTGCGCCGTCTCGCAAGCCGCAATGCCGAAGAAGATGGGAGTCAACACCAAGGCGGAGGCGGCACGCGagcgccggagcgccgccgagGCGGAACGCCGTGACTGCGACGCGCGCGCCAAGGAGGAGGCATACTGGCAGGCGGCCCAGGGCCCCAAGTCGCGCTCggtgcgccgccgcgaggaggACGCCGAGAagcgcgcggaggcggccgcccgccgcgccgagaaccgccgcctcgccgagcTCGAGCAGCAACAACTCGCGTCCGCCGCGCGGCGCCCCGACCGCAAGGCCGCTCGCGTCGGCGGGCCCGTCGTCCCCAAGGTCACCGAAGCCGAGCTGCTGCGCCGCCGAGAGGAGGAGCGGATCCGCCTCGAGCGCGAGGCTGAGGCTGCCAAGAAGCGGCAGGCCCGCACCGCCGAAGAGGAGGAGTACGagcgcgtcgtgctcgtcgcCAACACCAACAGGGACGACTCCATCATCGAGGCGCGGTCAGTGGAGGACGCCATCGCCAAGATgtccatcgccgccgagccTGCGCTGCAACCGGATCGCCACCCAGAGCGCCGCCTCAAGGTCTCGTACAAGGTATGACACTAACCTttctatgttttgttttttccttccaCGGTAACCGTAAAATCTTCCTTGCATTCGAAATACTCCGGGAGAAATCAATACTTGTGTATCTAATTATTCTTAGAATAGAATCATTCGATGCAACTACTTGTACTTGCTGGATTTATGGTTCTAGGCTGCCGTTGATGTACATAgatatatcaaaaataattcTTAATTTGTTCCAGTTAGTACCTTTTGGTGTGCTCTTGTGATCAGCAATTCCATCTTAATGCAGGCTTTTGAAGAAGCAGAGCTAGCCAAGCTCAAAGAGGAAAAACCTGGGCTAACTCTGCATCAGTACAAAGATATGATATGgaagttatggaagaaatctccCGACAACCCTCTCAATCAGGttcaacc from Oryza brachyantha chromosome 3, ObraRS2, whole genome shotgun sequence carries:
- the LOC102708220 gene encoding coiled-coil domain-containing protein 124-like; the protein is MPKKMGVNTKAEAARERRSAAEAERRDCDARAKEEAYWQAAQGPKSRSVRRREEDAEKRAEAAARRAENRRLAELEQQQLASAARRPDRKAARVGGPVVPKVTEAELLRRREEERIRLEREAEAAKKRQARTAEEEEYERVVLVANTNRDDSIIEARSVEDAIAKMSIAAEPALQPDRHPERRLKVSYKAFEEAELAKLKEEKPGLTLHQYKDMIWKLWKKSPDNPLNQAAD